The Dehalobacter sp. DCM sequence TTGGATTTCAGCAGCCGCAAGGCGCAGGTTTTCCAAGCCAAAGGCGACTTCCTGGCGCACTGTAAATGTACATAATTGGGCATCGGGGTCCTGCTGGACCAGCCCGGCTATCCCGGCGATTTTCTCCGGAGGGGTACTCTTGGTATTTTGGCCGTCAACCAGGACATCGCCTTCCATGTCTCCCGGCCAGCCGTAAGGAATAAACCCGCAAAGGGTATAAGCGAGGGTGGATTTGCCGCAGCCGCTAAGCCCGGTAACGAGGACAAAAGAACCCTCCGCAATGGTTAAATTTATGTTGCTTAGAGCCGGGTGGCTTTTTCCCGCATAGGTAAAGGAAAAATCCCGCAGTTCGATCATATTCTGTTTCATTGAAGGACAAACCGGCTTACTTTTTGGGCCCAGTAACCACCTTCGTAATTCGCGGCAATTATCCGCAGCGTGGTTTCTTTCCCTTTATTTTCTGTGAGCAGCATTTTGTCGTCGTTCATGACTTTAGCCAGATCAAACGTCACCTCATAGCCGTCGGTGGCAATAACCTTTAATTCTTTCGCCTCAGGCAAGGGCCGGGCATCCTTAAGAATAATCCGGACTGGCACACCGGTATAATCCTGCTCCGGTATATGGGTAACCTTGCCGTTGAGGGCTGCGCTGATTGTTACCTCCTCGCTGGCATACGCTTTTAATCCTGTCTTCATCGGCTGTTCGACTTTTCCTTCGATGCTCAGTACAACACCCTGCCACGGCAGCTGATAAATATTTTTATAGTAATATATTGCACCGCCTGTAAAAGACAAAAGAATGATAACCGCTAAACCAAGGGACATCCCAGTGAGGATTTTTTTCTTTGGGGAAACCGTTCGCTCTTTTTCTACCGCAAGCCGTCCCGGCCGCAGTGTCGTTAATAAGGCGAGGGATTGATGCGTCAAATAGCCACCGAAAATCGCCCCAGAAACTAGTGCAGCCAGGCAGATCAAACCGATATAGACAAAGGAGGCACCTGAAAAATACAGAATTTGAAAAACAATCACATTGGATACAGATGCTAAAGCACCGGCAATCACCAATGTGGGTAAATTAATCGTTTGTTTGCTTAAGAATATTATTATTTCAATAATTAACCCCTCAATAACGCAAACGAGGACGATGGGTAGTCCATGCGGGCTGCCGGTAAAAAACTCAACCAATCCTTTAATCAGACCGGCGGCGGCTGCGGCCCCGCGTTTACGGATCAGGCAGGGAACCATTAACAACCAGAAAACATGGAGTCCGGCGATAAACTGCCCGGCTCCGAAAGGAACTCCGACCAGGCGATTCAAGATATTGCCGATATAACTGATATATGTACTCAGAACGCCGCCCAAGCCGCTGATCACAGCGATCATCAGGATATCCCTGCTTCTGCTCTTATAAGTTGTTTGCAGTGGGGGTTGCTCCACCTTATGCTGAGGCGTCTCCATTATTTAACCTCCATTCTTACGACATACCTTGCCCACCGGGCTCCGGCAGACGCGTAAGTATCCCAACCTTCACCCGGGGCGGACGTAGCGGAACAATCCGCATTATCATAAAGTCCATCGGCAGTTAAGAATACGATACGATAACCGTCCTGCCACTCGGGCGGCTGGCTGCCATTCCATTGGGTAGCCAGAATCATTTCCCCTTGTGCTTCCTGCCAACCGGCTTTTTCCGGATAGACATTACCGTAAGAATACGTCTGTTGGTAGCCGTCGACAGAGGTTATCACCAGTGTATTGTTTTCCGTCATACCGCCTACTTTTTCAAGAAGAGCTCGGATCGGGATCCCCGCATACGTTCCGGCGCCGCCGATATTGCCGTACTGGTTTTGGAAAGAAGCTTTCCCTTCAACCTCGGAAGCGGCAAATAAACCGTCGAAATCTTTGGCTTGCAACACCATGGAACCCGTGGCTCCTGTAACCGTTAGAATATCTCGCCTCGCCGGCGGATCAAAACGGTTGACTTTAATCGCCAGGGATGTGTTTTCGCTGTTAGCAGTGTTATTGGTGTTATTGGCGTTATCGGCGCTGACCAACAGCCAGTGATGGTAACCGCCTGCACCCGGCTCAGCATAGAGGTTGGCCCCGCCGCCCCCGCTGGTAATCAACGGCACGCCGTACTGACTGTACTGGTTAAACAGATGGATATGCCCGTTCATCACCGCCTCAATGTTTTGCTTGTGAAGTTGTACCATTGTTAGAAACGTTTTTGCAGCAGCCGCATCGGTCAGGGCATGGTCTTCTTTTGCGCCGCGGGGATCCACAGCAGGGATATGCATAAAAATCATCACTTTTGATTGCTGGGACAGTATACCATTGAGGTAAGCAAATTGTTCCTGAGACACCGTACCCACGGAATCATCAATGAAAACCAGGGTTTTACCTCCCCATTCAAAATCGTAATGCGCCGGAGCCAGCAATTTCTCATAGAGGGAGGTTCCGCCGCCTTTGATGTCATGATTGCCCGGAACCGTATAAATCGGGCAAAATAATTGCTGTGCAGTTTGGAGAAAGGCCTTATATTCATCCTCCGTGCCGCTGGCGGTCATGTCGCCAAGATGAACAACAAAATCCGGCTGCACACGGTTGATCTGTTTGATTGCCCCTTGGAAAGATTCATTGTTGCCCTGGGTATCGCCGATCACAGCAAAAGAACCTGCTGTTCCCCACGCCGCAGCGGGCTGAAGCAGGAGTTTCCCTTGCAAACCCTTGGGGATAGCGACCGTAATTTTTGTGGAAAGCGGCTGTTGGATTTGGACACCGGCTTGCGAAAGGTCGACTGTTCCATGTTCCCCTGTCAAGGAACCCTGCATCTGCTCAGCCGGAACATTGCTGATTTCAATCCGGCATTTTTGCCTGCTGCTAAGGTCAAACGCAATCACCGGTTGCCAAGCACGGTATACATAGACAGGTATTCCGTCGTCAGCAGGTAATGCTGACTGCAGGACTGCCCCTTTGACTTGGGGCGCACGCTCAGAGAGTGAAGACTGGGTAGCTGTTGTACTGCAGCCGAATACAACAAGACAGCATAATCCAATCAACAACGTTGTTAACAATCTTACTTTTCTCATGGGACTCTTCTTCCAAACTGTTTCTAATTGATTATTCTCACTATTTCCCCATACGCATTAATATCCGTACTCATTGCGATATTTTTGGCAGATTCAACAATTTCACCTGCTCGACTTGTTTCATGATGATTGGAGCCTTGTCTGCATTTTGGGCATCGATCAGAACCAAGGGCGCTTCGCCGTCGCCGAGAATACTGGTGTTTTTCTTATACGCCAGAATAATCTTTTCGTTATAAGACACATCTTGAGATGTATACTCCAGGATTTTCCCGTCTTTGGTGATGACCTGAACCGTATAGCCGGAGCGTACAATATCGCGATTCACCGAATAATGCCCGTCGACTTTTTCTCCGCCGTCCACAACCGCGACCATCATCCACAGACCCAAGCCCTCATAAACATCCGCCCCGCCATTACTCTTGGGGATTTCAATGGTCTGAACAGGATGCGGTGTTTCGGTGCAACTGGCGGCACTTTCATAGGTCGCCCTGTCAATTGTTTTCTCTTCATAACCACTAAGTTTTATCATCCAATCAGCCACGCCTGCTTTGATATTAATGGTATCCACCATTTTCACCCAGAGATGGCCGTCACTGATCGGATTGTCCTGGCCAACATAACATAAACGCGGCATCCCTTCACCCACCTCCGGGTCGCTGCAGGTGATACCCACGATGGCATCTAATTGCCGAACGGTGCCGTTTTTACCGTCTTCCTGGTAGGTCATGATATTCCCGGTAGCTTGCATATAGTCCAAGGTCATGGTGTAGCCGTCGGAAGCAACAAATTCAAACGCATCCGATGGTGCCAATTCGATTCCGGCTGCTTTAAAGACGTCGGATAGTTTCGGTCCGCTGATTTCAGCCGGGCCGACCAACGCACCCGTTGATTTTTTGAATGTTGCAGTTCCTTTAAACTGAGTCAGGCTCTTCAGATCCACCGTCTTCGCGTTGCCGTTGGTGTCAACGATTTTTATGGTTGTACTTTGCGCTGTCTGGCCCTGATCGGAATTGCCTGCTGTTGCTGTTTGGTCCGTGCCTTTGCTGCACCCAGCGAAAGCAAGCACCATAATCAGAAGACCTGTTAACATAAACCGGATCCAGCCCCTGAAATTCTTTTCTTTTTTCATTTTTCTCCCCCTTAGTTATGTAAATATATCAATCCTTCTGCAAGGATTGTTCATTAGCATCATGGTTCAAACTACTATCAATCACTCAGATTACTACAATTAATAAACTGATCAATACAACAACAACCTGATCAATCCTACTTCAATTATTTTGTGATTAAACAAACTTATTTAATTCTAATAATAACAAATTCTATTATGTTTTCATACCTTTTTCTACCACTGGTTTAAGGAAAGTTGGTATAATGAAGAGGATTGGAGGTTGACTTGAATTCATGCATATCTTTCTTACCGGTGAAATCCAAGTAGGAAAAAGCACAGTAATAACAAAGACACTTTCGCTGCTAAACATAACCCCAGGAGGGTTCAAAACTTACTTTGGGCCTGACAGAGGGGCAAAAAGCAGGCTGCTCTATATGAATGCCGCGGACAAACCACCCGTTTATCATGAAGGAAATGCCATAGCCCGTATGGTTCGGGAAGAAAAACCGGTCATTCTGTTGGAGAAATTTGACGTTTACGGCGCGGAATTACTCCGTTCGTCCATGTCCAATGCCCGTTTGATTTTAATGGATGAATGCGGAAATCTGGAGAAGTCTGCCCATATCTTTCAACGTGAAATATTTCGGTGCCTGGACGGGGATATTCCGGTTTTCGGTGTCGTTAAACAGGACAGTTATGGCTGGACAGACGGTATAAGAAACCATCCCAAGGTCTGTCTGTATACCGTGACAAAAGAGAATCGTGACTCGCTGCCTTTATTGCTTGCTGAGCAATTTGCGAATTCTATTTAATGTAATGATAAAGCAAATGATTTGGAGCAAACGTTTTTTAAATATGACGGATAAAAAAACAAACATAACCCTCGTCATGCTTGTTTATCTGGCAGGCGTTTTTATCGGCGCGCTTGATACCGGAATTGTTACACCCGCCAGAACGATTATTCAAAATAACCTGTTTGTTGAAGAAAAACTGGGGATTTGGCTGATCACACTCTATACGCTGGCCTATGCCGCAAGCATTCCACTTATGGGCAAGTTGGCGGATCTATTCGGCCGTAAGGTTGTTTACCTCACCAGTATCTTCATATTCGGCTTGGGTTCCTTATTTTGCGGTTTGGCCCAGGGGTTGGGCAGTTTTACCGTATTGCTCTTAGCACGCGTTATCCAGGCTATCGGCGGCGGGGGAATTATTCCGCTGGCGACGGCCGAATTTGGGACCTCCATTCCGCTGGAAAAACGCGGCTTAGCGCTGGGACTTGTCGGCGGGGTTTACGGAATCGCCAACATCCTGGGGGCTTCAGCCGGCAGTGCGATTCTCAGCAGCTTCGGCCCGGACAACTGGCCATTAATTTTTTATATTAACTTGCCGATTACGGCTTTGATCCTGATTATCGGGGTTATCTGCCTGCCCAATACCAAGCCTGCGGGAGCAAAAAACATCGATATCTTGGGGATTTCGATTTTAACACTCATGATTCTGGCACTTCTATATGGTTTAAAGAATATCGATTTTCTGCATTTCACAACTTCGGCGCAACGGTTTTCGGTCTATCCGTTTTTGACCGTTTTTATTTTACTCTTGCCTCTGTTTATTTGGACGGAAAAGAAAGCCGCGGATCCGATACTTAATATTTCTTATTTTTCGAATAGGAAAATTGCCATCACCTTTACGCTGGCCTTTATTACCGGCTTTTTGATGATGGGAATGATCTTTGTACCGCAATTTTCCGAAAATGCACTGAAGATGGCTCCGGGCACCGGCGGTTACTTTGTTATTATTCTTGGCTTATTTGCAGGCATTGGCGCTCCCGTCTCCGGTAAATTGATCGATCATTATGGTCCGAGGGTAATTCTTGCCTGCGGGTTTGTACTCTCCATTGCCGGATCTCTTTTTTTAGTTTTCGCCACGGCGAATCACCCCAGTCTGTGGCGTGTCATTCTCTGTCTGGTTCTCATGGGTTTAGGAACAGGCTTCACAATGGGAACACCATTAAATTATATGATGCTGGAAAATACCACAAAAAACGATGCCAACTCCGCTCTCGCCGCTCTCTCGCTGGTGCGTACCATCGGCACAACCATCGCTCCCGCAATTATGGTCGCCTTTCTCGCGCAAGCCGGCTTGAACGTTCAAGCCAACGTCAGAGACCTGCTGCCTCGGGAAATTACTTTACCACCGTTGCCCTATGCTACGGAGTTAACAACAACCATTGACCGTTTGAGAAGTGACCCCTCAACCAAACGGTATGTCGCTACGGTCTACATGCCGGACCTGTCTTTCCTGCAAACAATTGATATGGATATGAGCAGTGACAGTCCAATTGCTATTCCCGCCGACGTGTTAGATCGGCTGAAAGCTTCGGACGTAACCACCATCACTGCCAACTGTAAACGTGTTGCCCGCAGCCTGTTCTTCCAAACAACGCCCGAACTGGTTGATCGGATTGAGCACGGGATGCAGATTGGCATTGAGGAATTGAATATAAGCATTGCGGAAATCAATCAAAGCCCCACAACGGAATTGACAATTTCCGTCAGGAACACGCTGCAGGACACCATCGACAAAATGATTGTCCTGCGGCAAGCCATTCCCGGTGCATTTAACGCGGCGGGCGATAATTATTTGTCGTTGATAGACCAAAACAAAGGAAGGATTGAACAGGAGTATCAAAGGTTAATGATGATTGGATTTAAGCGTCTCTACCTTTCGGTTTCCATTGCTTCCTTATTAGGGCTGATTTTTCTGGCCTTTTATCGGAATTAGAAAAAAGACGTTGCCTTTTCTTTATTTCAGGGTGCACATGAATGAATTCTCAGTCCAACGCCTGTACAGGCAATTAAAGCAGCTTCGAGCGTTATCGTTTATATCTACTGTTTCTTCCGGCACATCCGCTTTATACTTCGGGCAGGCTTCTATACTTGCCCGATCATCTCCAAACTGTCTCATTTCATTTTTAGCCAGGGTCACCCATTCATTTTGGGAATTAAGTGCTACCAGAAGGACCGGCTTGCCATCATGTAAAACCGGTTTGGCTTTCCATTTGATTTGTACGTTTTTATCAGGATCTAACGACTGCATATCTATGGTACAAACAGCAAAAATAAGTTCTTCCTGCAGGAGCTGCTCTACGGTGTAGCTCTCCCCTTTGATTAAGGTCTCAATCCCGCCTTTGACTTCGCCGTCATTGCCGTTTAAGCGTAAGCCCACACCGGCTAAGGCCCCAATGATGCCTTCACCACTGCCGCCTTTCTCCTCAAGAAACACACCGGTCTCACTGGCAATCTTGTACGCCTGATCTTTGCTTAACACTTCCCATTTAGCCCGAAAACCGAATTCTATTAGAGCGCGCGGGTTTTTTATGGTTTCCAGAGCGGCGATACAGATGCCGGGGTCGGAGTCAGGAACGCTTTCAGCTCCAAGATAATCAGCCAGAGTTCCTTTCAGCTGGTCAAAGTATCGATCTCCAATTTCCGCATCAAAACACATCGAGCTATTATGAGACGTATAGGGTACATCCGGATGGAGAATAAGCTGGTGCCTAGAAATAATTCCGCATTTTCCCCAGCCATTTTGTTCGATAATCCCCGTCATTTCGGAGGCAATCGAACCGGTGCCTTTGGATTCCAGATTATCGGTATCGTCAATACATATAAGCAATTTCATAATTATCCCCTTATTTTCCCGTTCCGCCCGCCAGGTTGGAACTACCTTTAATGTCCTTATATTCCCTGCCCTCCAAAATCTTGGTTACCTGGGCATCAGACAGTTCATAATGAAAATAGTTTTTATAGAAGTCTTTGGTTTCCGTGCAGATATCAATATCGGCAAACAAATCAGGATATATGGTTTTAGCTATCCACAGCATGGCTAGCGGGCTTTCAATCGAAGTAGGATGCCCCCACCGAGAAACACCCAGTGGCATCAGGTAAATGTGCTTTTCTTTATAGGCTTTGAGATTATGGAGCTGGGTGCTTTTATTGATATAATCCAACACGTCGCCGCCGTTGATGAGAATATACTCGGGGTTGGCTTCCAGCAATTCCTCAAGGGCAATATAGTGTTTATCAATGCTTAGTTGGGTAGTTTTAGCTCCTTGCGGACCCTGAAAAGCAATGTTCTTTACACCACACTTGTCTAAAATATCTGCGGAAAGGGTATTAACCGCATCGGTTCTCAGCAGCTCGTTAATGGCATGATAGACTGTTTTCTTCTCACTGTCGGGTATATCTTTGATCCGGGAATTCACCAGTTCAACCACTGACTGATAATACTTATTGTAGTCCGCTGCTTCTTTCTCCCTGTCGGCAATAGTGCCAAGCATTTCCATAGTCTTCTTCTGCTGCTCGATATTGTCATAGGCAATAGTAACCACCGGTATACCCAGGTTCGTCAGTTTCTTAACAGTCGCTTCGTCCGTAGTGACTTCAGGATTTGCGATCAACACCTCCGGCCTAGGCTGTTTAACAACTTCTTCAATATTCAGGACATTATTGCCTTTGACAATTCTGGCTTTGGAAATTTGGGGATATATCTGACAGAATAAATAATCTCTGGTGTTTCCATCAGGAATCGTTACGATCTTATCAACATCGCCATATATAGCGAAGATATGCGTAGCGACTGCAAAAAGACTGCCGATATAAGCTGGGTTCTGCTTCACTTTCACTTTGTTGCCATAATAGTCCGTAACAATGATATATCCTTGTTCCGGCGTCAGATCATTCGATTTAGCGGCTCCTTCCACAGGTGCTTTTGATTGAGAACATCCGGTCAATGAGGCTGATACCAAAAACAAAAAGGCGAGTAATAGTGCTGCAATTTTTCTATTTATACGTTTCTTGTTTGTGTTCGTGCTCATTCCATTCCCCTCCTGCGCAGAAATCGATAGGAACAACAAAATTAAGTACCTTGTCCCCTTCACTATCTCTAAAATTTTTAGTCCTAATTTTAAAAATCTTAGCCATGTTTTCCTGGTTTAACACTTCCGACGGAATGCCTAACGCTTCAAATGCTCCATTTTCCATCAGCGCAACCCTGGTTGGGAGGCCTAAGCTTTCAAAAAAATAAGCATGATTGGGGAAGTGGGTAGCCATAATCACCGAAATGTTTTTTTCTTTGGTGATCTTAGCGATATATCTGATCACATTGAGTTCATGGCGAAAGTCCAGATGGGAAGTCGGCTCATCAAAAATAATCAGCTCGGCATTTTGGGCAATAGCCCTGGCAATTTTCACAAGCTGGGCTTCTCCGCCGCTCAATTTGGTATAAACACGGTCTCTGAAATTATACATACCGACGCTGTCCAGCGCGTTTTTTGCAATCGCAAGATCCTCCGGACCAGGAGATGAAAACATGCCTGTATAGGCAGTCCTGCCCATTAAAACGATTTCCAGCACGGTATAGGGAAACGTCCGGTCGCTCTTCTGGGATACGTAAGCAATCTTTTGCGCTTTCTGGGGCGGGGACATCGCTGTAAGGTTCCGGCCGTCAATGGTTATGTTTCCTTCCTCCGGTTTGTTCAGCCCAAGTATACAGTCGAGCATGGTTGTTTTACCACAGCCGTTTGGACCAAAGACACAAAAAACCTCACCTTGTTCCACAGTGAAATTAATTCCGTTCAGAATTTTCTTATCATGATAGCGAAAGTGAAGATTTTCAACCTGTAAAGTATCCATTACCAGCTGCCGCCTCCCTTAGTCCTTTTTAGTATAAGGATAAAAAACGGCCCACCGATCAAAGCGGTCAATACACCCAGAGGGATCTCAGTGCTTACTATGCTGCGGGCTATTAGATCGACAATTAATAGGAAACAGCCGCCTGCCGAAATACAGACAGGCAGTAAAACGCGGTTATCATTACCTACCAGCATTCTAACGATATGGGGAATAATCAATCCGACCCAGCCAATGGTACCGCTGACGCAGACTGCTCCGGCCGTGGCAATTGCTGTGCAAATAATGATAATTGCCCGGCATATTCCCGTATTCACACCCAAAGTACTTGCTTCTTTATCCCCTAAAGAAAGGACATTGATCCTCCAGCGAATCAGGACAATTCCTGCCACCCCGATGATAATCGGTATAAGGGCAAAGGACATATCGCTAAAATTAGCCCTCGCCAGGCTGCCCATGAGCCAAAAAGTAATAGTAGGCAGCTGCTCCATCGGATCGGCCACGAACTTCATAAAAGATATTAAGGCGCTAAAGATCGCCGATATGACCACGCCGCCCAAAACAAGGGTCACGGTTGGGGCAGAATCATAGATTTTTCCTGCAAAGTAACTCAAAAGCACTGCCAGGATTCCAAAGCAGAAGGCTAAAACATAGGTCATATAAAAGTTATGAAAGATGATAATTCCCAGGCAGGCACCAAAACCCGAACCAGCACTGACCCCGAGCATACCGGAGTCAACCAGCGGGTTCCGAAACATTCCCTGCAGAGCGCCCCCGCTGATGGAGAGTGCTCCGCCGACGATAAAAGCCAACAACGCCCTAGGCAGCCTGATATCATATATTAATGAATATTCTATAGCGCGGTCTAAATCTGAATTCCAATTCTGCCCTTGAATTAATATCGACAGTATATCGCTGAAACTCAGATCATACCTGCCGACAAACAGAGAAAACAGAATTAAAACCACCGGCAGGACGAAACAAGCGATAGCCAGAATTCTTTTCTGATAGTTCTTACTTAACATTTTTGTTCCGATGATTGATATAGAGAATAATTGCCGCTGCAATAATGACAATAGCACCAACGCCAACAATCCACCACACCAATGGATTATTGCCTGCCGGCGCAGAACTGCCGCTTGCTTGGGGGGAAGCACCAGCTTGTGTAGATGGGACATAGCCCTTTGTGGAGAAAGTATATGTTACTTCTTTCCCCAGCTTCTCACCGCTTTTTGATGTAACATCCGGACTTATAGTAATGGTATATTGTTCAGCATCCTTGAGCTCAATAGGTTTAATTACAATGTCATTCCGTTTATCCCTTTCAAGCTGGTCGTCATACGTGATAACTTCAATGGTAACCGGCTGACCTTTAGAATCAGTCATGGAGAAACAATTTTTATTGTTTTCTGCTACCGTTATATTCGCAATGTTTTTGCTAAAAACAAATTTAATTTCCTTATTTAGCGGCACATCCTTTTCCCCGTCTGTTATTGTAGCTGAGGAAATCTCTAACGGTGTTTTCTCTTCACCTGCAGCCAGAATCGCCAAAGGAGACATAACCAATAATAAGGTCATAATAAAAAAAATAACGATTGAATTTTTGTTCATTCTCTTTCACCCTTTTTTTGTGTTATTTATAGCTAGAGCGAGGTTGCTATTTATTTAGTTTTAATCATATATGTTTGATTTATTATAATTTAGTATTATTATAATTGAATATAGTTATGATAGCATATGACTGTTTGACCAACAAGAGGTTACGAGAGAAAGGTTATTCCAATAAAATATCCAGCATCTTCTTCGGGTTATTTAAGAAGGAGCGCGTGATTTGATAGTGCTCTGTCTCTTCATAGCCTACCTGTTCAATTCCGTCTCGAATCTGATAGATCAAAGCATCCGGGTAGGCCATGATGATCGGGGAATGTGTGGCAATGATAAACTGAGACCCTTCGTTGATCAGTTCATGCATTCTTGTCAGCAGTGACATCTGCCGCGAAGGGGATAACGCCGCCTCCGGTTCATCGAGTATATAGATACTCTCCCGAGAAA is a genomic window containing:
- a CDS encoding ECF transporter S component, with amino-acid sequence METPQHKVEQPPLQTTYKSRSRDILMIAVISGLGGVLSTYISYIGNILNRLVGVPFGAGQFIAGLHVFWLLMVPCLIRKRGAAAAAGLIKGLVEFFTGSPHGLPIVLVCVIEGLIIEIIIFLSKQTINLPTLVIAGALASVSNVIVFQILYFSGASFVYIGLICLAALVSGAIFGGYLTHQSLALLTTLRPGRLAVEKERTVSPKKKILTGMSLGLAVIILLSFTGGAIYYYKNIYQLPWQGVVLSIEGKVEQPMKTGLKAYASEEVTISAALNGKVTHIPEQDYTGVPVRIILKDARPLPEAKELKVIATDGYEVTFDLAKVMNDDKMLLTENKGKETTLRIIAANYEGGYWAQKVSRFVLQ
- a CDS encoding metallophosphoesterase family protein, which encodes MRKVRLLTTLLIGLCCLVVFGCSTTATQSSLSERAPQVKGAVLQSALPADDGIPVYVYRAWQPVIAFDLSSRQKCRIEISNVPAEQMQGSLTGEHGTVDLSQAGVQIQQPLSTKITVAIPKGLQGKLLLQPAAAWGTAGSFAVIGDTQGNNESFQGAIKQINRVQPDFVVHLGDMTASGTEDEYKAFLQTAQQLFCPIYTVPGNHDIKGGGTSLYEKLLAPAHYDFEWGGKTLVFIDDSVGTVSQEQFAYLNGILSQQSKVMIFMHIPAVDPRGAKEDHALTDAAAAKTFLTMVQLHKQNIEAVMNGHIHLFNQYSQYGVPLITSGGGGANLYAEPGAGGYHHWLLVSADNANNTNNTANSENTSLAIKVNRFDPPARRDILTVTGATGSMVLQAKDFDGLFAASEVEGKASFQNQYGNIGGAGTYAGIPIRALLEKVGGMTENNTLVITSVDGYQQTYSYGNVYPEKAGWQEAQGEMILATQWNGSQPPEWQDGYRIVFLTADGLYDNADCSATSAPGEGWDTYASAGARWARYVVRMEVK
- a CDS encoding nucleoside-triphosphatase, encoding MHIFLTGEIQVGKSTVITKTLSLLNITPGGFKTYFGPDRGAKSRLLYMNAADKPPVYHEGNAIARMVREEKPVILLEKFDVYGAELLRSSMSNARLILMDECGNLEKSAHIFQREIFRCLDGDIPVFGVVKQDSYGWTDGIRNHPKVCLYTVTKENRDSLPLLLAEQFANSI
- a CDS encoding MFS transporter yields the protein MIWSKRFLNMTDKKTNITLVMLVYLAGVFIGALDTGIVTPARTIIQNNLFVEEKLGIWLITLYTLAYAASIPLMGKLADLFGRKVVYLTSIFIFGLGSLFCGLAQGLGSFTVLLLARVIQAIGGGGIIPLATAEFGTSIPLEKRGLALGLVGGVYGIANILGASAGSAILSSFGPDNWPLIFYINLPITALILIIGVICLPNTKPAGAKNIDILGISILTLMILALLYGLKNIDFLHFTTSAQRFSVYPFLTVFILLLPLFIWTEKKAADPILNISYFSNRKIAITFTLAFITGFLMMGMIFVPQFSENALKMAPGTGGYFVIILGLFAGIGAPVSGKLIDHYGPRVILACGFVLSIAGSLFLVFATANHPSLWRVILCLVLMGLGTGFTMGTPLNYMMLENTTKNDANSALAALSLVRTIGTTIAPAIMVAFLAQAGLNVQANVRDLLPREITLPPLPYATELTTTIDRLRSDPSTKRYVATVYMPDLSFLQTIDMDMSSDSPIAIPADVLDRLKASDVTTITANCKRVARSLFFQTTPELVDRIEHGMQIGIEELNISIAEINQSPTTELTISVRNTLQDTIDKMIVLRQAIPGAFNAAGDNYLSLIDQNKGRIEQEYQRLMMIGFKRLYLSVSIASLLGLIFLAFYRN
- a CDS encoding ABC transporter substrate-binding protein, with the protein product MSTNTNKKRINRKIAALLLAFLFLVSASLTGCSQSKAPVEGAAKSNDLTPEQGYIIVTDYYGNKVKVKQNPAYIGSLFAVATHIFAIYGDVDKIVTIPDGNTRDYLFCQIYPQISKARIVKGNNVLNIEEVVKQPRPEVLIANPEVTTDEATVKKLTNLGIPVVTIAYDNIEQQKKTMEMLGTIADREKEAADYNKYYQSVVELVNSRIKDIPDSEKKTVYHAINELLRTDAVNTLSADILDKCGVKNIAFQGPQGAKTTQLSIDKHYIALEELLEANPEYILINGGDVLDYINKSTQLHNLKAYKEKHIYLMPLGVSRWGHPTSIESPLAMLWIAKTIYPDLFADIDICTETKDFYKNYFHYELSDAQVTKILEGREYKDIKGSSNLAGGTGK
- a CDS encoding ABC transporter ATP-binding protein, yielding MDTLQVENLHFRYHDKKILNGINFTVEQGEVFCVFGPNGCGKTTMLDCILGLNKPEEGNITIDGRNLTAMSPPQKAQKIAYVSQKSDRTFPYTVLEIVLMGRTAYTGMFSSPGPEDLAIAKNALDSVGMYNFRDRVYTKLSGGEAQLVKIARAIAQNAELIIFDEPTSHLDFRHELNVIRYIAKITKEKNISVIMATHFPNHAYFFESLGLPTRVALMENGAFEALGIPSEVLNQENMAKIFKIRTKNFRDSEGDKVLNFVVPIDFCAGGEWNEHEHKQETYK
- a CDS encoding FecCD family ABC transporter permease, whose amino-acid sequence is MLSKNYQKRILAIACFVLPVVLILFSLFVGRYDLSFSDILSILIQGQNWNSDLDRAIEYSLIYDIRLPRALLAFIVGGALSISGGALQGMFRNPLVDSGMLGVSAGSGFGACLGIIIFHNFYMTYVLAFCFGILAVLLSYFAGKIYDSAPTVTLVLGGVVISAIFSALISFMKFVADPMEQLPTITFWLMGSLARANFSDMSFALIPIIIGVAGIVLIRWRINVLSLGDKEASTLGVNTGICRAIIIICTAIATAGAVCVSGTIGWVGLIIPHIVRMLVGNDNRVLLPVCISAGGCFLLIVDLIARSIVSTEIPLGVLTALIGGPFFILILKRTKGGGSW
- a CDS encoding Ig-like domain-containing protein — encoded protein: MNKNSIVIFFIMTLLLVMSPLAILAAGEEKTPLEISSATITDGEKDVPLNKEIKFVFSKNIANITVAENNKNCFSMTDSKGQPVTIEVITYDDQLERDKRNDIVIKPIELKDAEQYTITISPDVTSKSGEKLGKEVTYTFSTKGYVPSTQAGASPQASGSSAPAGNNPLVWWIVGVGAIVIIAAAIILYINHRNKNVK